In a genomic window of Pirellulales bacterium:
- a CDS encoding alkaline phosphatase family protein — translation MADHVVLLTIPGLRLRDLGSMPRLSALAARGDAAELVPSFPAVTCSVQANMTTGTPPSEHGVVANGFFWRERGEVEMWTSPADCILRPQLWDLLRRHDRRLVSAVWFPLHSKQCGADYVCTPAPIHNPDGSESLWCYTRPESLYGELVDRLGHFPLHHFWGPLANVKGTEWIVSSAIIAAERWRPHLFDLYLPHLDYAAQKSGPDSPAAIAALGELDEQIGRLVDGFAAAYGEPAPLWLVAGEYAITPVDHVSYPNRALREAGLLTLRDTADGRVIDYAGSPAWALVDHQFSHVFVRDRDAATIRRAGEVLRAMPGIADVFAPGDAPQYDLQHPRSGELIAVSEPTSWQAYYWWESDAEAPAFARTVDIHKKPGYDPAEMHVDMSTRGISLDATLVKGSHGAPALDPSQRTVLLSSERGVFVERPMADCDVADVVLRQFGI, via the coding sequence ATGGCCGATCATGTCGTCTTGCTTACGATTCCTGGGTTGCGGTTGCGCGACCTGGGGTCTATGCCGCGGTTGAGCGCGCTTGCGGCCAGGGGGGACGCGGCGGAGTTGGTTCCCAGCTTTCCTGCGGTGACATGCTCGGTGCAGGCGAACATGACGACCGGGACGCCGCCGTCGGAGCACGGGGTCGTCGCCAACGGTTTCTTTTGGCGCGAGCGGGGCGAGGTCGAGATGTGGACCTCGCCGGCCGATTGCATCTTGCGTCCGCAGCTTTGGGACTTGCTCCGCCGGCATGATCGCCGACTCGTCTCGGCCGTGTGGTTTCCGCTCCACAGCAAGCAGTGCGGCGCCGATTACGTCTGCACGCCGGCGCCGATTCACAACCCCGACGGCAGCGAGAGCCTGTGGTGCTACACGCGACCCGAGTCGTTGTACGGCGAGTTGGTCGACCGGTTGGGGCACTTTCCGCTGCACCATTTCTGGGGGCCGCTTGCCAACGTGAAGGGGACCGAGTGGATCGTTTCGTCGGCGATCATCGCCGCCGAGCGGTGGCGGCCCCATCTGTTCGATCTCTATTTGCCGCACCTTGACTACGCGGCGCAAAAGTCGGGGCCCGACAGCCCTGCGGCGATTGCGGCGCTTGGGGAACTGGACGAGCAGATCGGTCGGCTCGTCGACGGATTTGCCGCCGCGTACGGGGAGCCGGCGCCGCTGTGGCTCGTGGCAGGGGAGTATGCGATCACGCCGGTCGACCATGTGAGCTATCCCAATCGCGCGCTCCGCGAAGCGGGGCTGCTGACGCTGCGCGACACGGCCGACGGGCGGGTGATTGATTACGCGGGCAGCCCGGCGTGGGCGCTCGTCGATCACCAGTTCAGCCACGTGTTCGTCCGCGATCGCGACGCGGCGACGATCCGCCGGGCCGGCGAGGTGCTGCGCGCCATGCCGGGGATTGCCGACGTCTTCGCCCCCGGGGACGCTCCGCAGTACGACCTGCAGCATCCGCGCAGCGGCGAACTGATCGCGGTGAGCGAGCCGACGAGTTGGCAGGCCTACTACTGGTGGGAGTCGGACGCCGAGGCCCCGGCCTTTGCCCGTACGGTCGACATCCACAAGAAGCCCGGCTACGACCCGGCCGAGATGCACGTCGACATGTCGACGCGCGGCATCTCGCTTGACGCGACGCTGGTGAAGGGGAGCCACGGCGCCCCGGCCCTCGATCCCTCCCAGCGGACCGTGCTGTTGTCGTCCGAGCGCGGGGTGTTCGTCGAGCGGCCGATGGCCGACTGCGACGTGGCCGACGTCGTGCTGCGACAGTTCGGGATTTGA
- a CDS encoding cysteine desulfurase: MSAGEPIYLDNHATTRVDPRVVEAMLPYFGVEYGNAGSAVHRFGQRARGAVDAARDAIAELLHAEPEEIVFTSGATESNNLAIRGVAERARRRGDRLLSAATEHRAVLDPLARLARRGYEVRLLGVAPHGRPDAGRIAVAEFAAALRDDTALATAMLANNEIGVVQPIDELAAACRERGVPFHCDATQAVGKIPVDLRRLGVDLLSFTAHKLHGPKGVGALYVRRSRPGVRLEPQITGGGQELGLRSGTLNVPGIVGLAKALALAAADLAAEMSRLSGLRQRLWDALRARLDGIELCGPALDALDAAGRPLRLPGNLDVAFGDVDGEALLLAMPELAVSTGAACSSAEPAPSHVLTALGLSEDRARSTLRFGLGRFTTADEIDRAAAMVVAAVDRLRGLR, from the coding sequence ATGAGCGCCGGCGAGCCGATCTATCTCGACAATCACGCCACGACGCGGGTCGACCCGCGGGTCGTCGAGGCGATGTTGCCGTACTTCGGCGTCGAGTACGGCAACGCGGGAAGCGCCGTCCATCGCTTCGGCCAGCGGGCCCGCGGCGCCGTCGACGCGGCCCGCGACGCGATCGCCGAACTGCTCCATGCCGAGCCCGAGGAGATCGTCTTCACCAGCGGCGCCACCGAGAGCAACAACCTGGCGATCCGCGGCGTCGCCGAAAGGGCGCGGCGGCGCGGCGACCGCTTGCTGAGCGCCGCCACCGAACACCGCGCGGTGCTCGACCCGCTGGCGCGTCTGGCGCGCCGCGGTTACGAGGTCCGACTGCTGGGAGTCGCGCCCCACGGTCGCCCCGACGCCGGGCGCATCGCCGTCGCCGAGTTCGCCGCCGCGCTTCGCGATGACACGGCGCTCGCAACCGCGATGCTGGCCAACAACGAAATCGGCGTCGTCCAGCCGATCGACGAGCTCGCGGCGGCCTGCCGGGAGCGCGGCGTGCCGTTCCATTGCGACGCAACCCAGGCCGTCGGCAAGATCCCCGTCGACCTACGGCGCCTAGGGGTCGACCTGTTGAGCTTCACCGCGCACAAGCTCCACGGTCCCAAGGGGGTCGGCGCGCTGTACGTGCGCCGGTCGCGCCCCGGGGTGCGGCTCGAACCGCAAATCACCGGCGGCGGGCAAGAGCTCGGCCTCCGCAGCGGCACGCTCAACGTCCCCGGGATCGTCGGCCTGGCCAAAGCGCTCGCGCTGGCCGCGGCCGACCTCGCCGCGGAAATGTCCCGGCTGAGCGGACTCCGGCAGCGATTGTGGGATGCGCTTCGCGCGCGACTAGACGGGATCGAGTTGTGCGGTCCGGCGCTCGACGCCCTCGACGCGGCCGGACGACCGCTGCGCCTGCCCGGGAACCTCGACGTGGCGTTCGGCGACGTCGACGGCGAGGCCTTGCTCTTGGCGATGCCGGAGCTTGCGGTGAGCACCGGAGCCGCCTGCTCCTCAGCCGAACCGGCGCCCAGCCACGTCCTGACCGCCCTGGGCCTGTCGGAGGATCGGGCTCGTAGTACCCTGCGGTTCGGCCTCGGCCGCTTCACCACCGCGGACGAAATCGACCGGGCCGCGGCCATGGTCGTCGCGGCTGTGGACCGCCTGCGCGGCCTGCGGTAG
- a CDS encoding sugar phosphate isomerase/epimerase: MRLAFSSNAYLSFSIEETIRRIAAIGYQGIELLADVPHAWPAGLLPERVESIRSALDDAQLTISNVNAFMMNAVADPRQPYWHPGWTDPDPHYRAIRREHTKRSLRLAADLGAPHVTTEPGGLLAPGQTRAEATAIFYEELMPCVEVAEATGAGLLIEPEPELFIERFDEYLEFVARVDSPRVGLNFDVGHAYCVGEDPQDWVARMAPHSVHYHLEDIAATRVHQHLIPGHGAIDFAATLAAIAATGYRGWLTVELYPYGADPDGAAREAKQYLDEKLAAVATSPRIVS; the protein is encoded by the coding sequence ATGCGTCTTGCTTTCAGTTCCAACGCTTACCTGAGCTTCTCGATCGAGGAGACGATCCGCCGGATCGCGGCGATCGGTTATCAGGGGATCGAGCTTCTGGCCGACGTCCCCCATGCGTGGCCGGCGGGATTGTTGCCCGAGCGGGTCGAATCGATTCGCAGCGCGCTGGACGATGCGCAGCTGACGATTTCGAACGTGAACGCGTTCATGATGAACGCGGTCGCCGATCCGCGGCAGCCCTACTGGCACCCCGGGTGGACCGACCCCGATCCCCACTACCGAGCGATTCGCCGCGAGCACACGAAGCGTTCGCTGCGGTTGGCCGCGGACCTGGGCGCTCCGCACGTGACGACCGAGCCGGGGGGCTTGCTCGCGCCGGGACAAACGCGGGCCGAGGCGACCGCCATTTTCTACGAGGAACTGATGCCGTGCGTCGAAGTCGCCGAAGCGACGGGCGCGGGGCTGTTGATCGAGCCGGAGCCGGAACTGTTCATCGAGCGGTTCGACGAGTACCTGGAGTTCGTCGCCCGCGTCGACTCGCCGCGGGTGGGGCTGAACTTTGACGTCGGCCACGCCTACTGCGTCGGCGAGGATCCGCAGGACTGGGTCGCGCGGATGGCGCCCCACTCGGTTCATTATCACCTGGAGGACATCGCGGCCACCCGGGTCCACCAGCACCTGATCCCGGGGCATGGCGCGATCGACTTCGCGGCGACGCTGGCCGCGATCGCCGCGACCGGGTATCGCGGGTGGTTGACCGTTGAGTTGTACCCTTACGGCGCCGATCCCGACGGGGCGGCGCGCGAGGCGAAGCAGTATCTGGACGAAAAGCTCGCCGCGGTTGCGACTTCCCCCCGCATCGTATCGTGA
- a CDS encoding sugar phosphate isomerase/epimerase, with protein sequence MLLGYNTNGLAHHSLPAALELLAGHGYESVAITLDCHCLNPFAADHAAELSRVAELLAQHKLQSVIETGARFLLDPRRKHHPTLLAARAGDRRRRVEFLCRAIDVAASLGSGCVSLWSGAPDDDPEEQVAWNRLCEGLGSVLEYAEQVGVDVGFEPEPGMFVDRMDRYAELLARLDSPRLQLTLDVGHLHCQGETPIAAAIRQWSDRLVNVHIEDMRAGVHEHLRFGEGEMEFPPIIAALAEVGYTGPLHVELSRHSHEAPAAVAHAVAFLRPLVS encoded by the coding sequence GTGTTGCTCGGCTACAACACCAACGGACTTGCGCATCACAGCCTGCCGGCGGCGCTGGAGTTGCTTGCTGGGCACGGCTATGAAAGCGTCGCGATCACGCTCGACTGTCACTGTCTCAATCCGTTTGCGGCTGATCATGCGGCGGAGCTTTCGCGGGTCGCCGAGTTGCTCGCGCAGCACAAGCTGCAGTCGGTCATCGAGACGGGCGCCCGGTTCCTGCTCGACCCGCGGCGCAAGCACCATCCGACGCTGCTGGCGGCGCGCGCGGGAGATCGGCGGCGGCGGGTCGAGTTCCTGTGCCGGGCGATTGACGTCGCGGCGTCGCTGGGGAGCGGGTGCGTCTCGCTCTGGTCGGGGGCGCCCGACGACGATCCGGAGGAGCAGGTCGCTTGGAACCGGTTGTGCGAGGGGCTGGGGTCGGTCTTGGAGTACGCCGAGCAAGTCGGCGTCGACGTCGGCTTCGAACCGGAGCCGGGAATGTTCGTCGACCGCATGGACCGCTACGCCGAGCTGCTTGCGCGCCTCGACTCGCCGCGACTCCAACTGACGCTCGACGTCGGCCACTTGCATTGTCAGGGAGAGACGCCGATCGCCGCGGCGATTCGGCAGTGGAGCGATCGGCTCGTCAACGTCCACATCGAGGACATGCGCGCGGGCGTGCATGAACATCTGCGCTTCGGCGAGGGGGAGATGGAGTTCCCGCCGATCATCGCCGCGTTGGCCGAGGTCGGGTACACTGGTCCCCTGCATGTGGAATTGAGTCGTCACAGTCACGAAGCCCCCGCGGCGGTCGCCCACGCGGTTGCGTTTCTGCGACCGCTCGTCAGTTGA
- a CDS encoding iron-sulfur cluster assembly accessory protein: MSVVLTEKAASEVKRIMADQKLEEGTVLRVGVAGGGCSGFSYSLGFDKAFDEKADSKYEFHGVPVVVDKKSALYLDGTTVDFYEGIDRRGFTFDNPNAVKSCGCGSSFQA, translated from the coding sequence ATGAGCGTCGTTCTGACCGAAAAGGCCGCCAGCGAAGTCAAGCGAATCATGGCCGATCAGAAGCTGGAAGAAGGGACCGTGTTGCGGGTGGGCGTCGCCGGCGGCGGTTGCAGCGGGTTCAGCTACTCGCTCGGCTTCGACAAGGCGTTCGACGAAAAGGCCGACTCGAAATACGAGTTCCACGGCGTCCCGGTCGTCGTCGACAAGAAGAGCGCCCTCTACCTCGACGGCACGACGGTCGACTTCTACGAGGGGATCGACCGCCGCGGGTTCACGTTCGACAACCCCAACGCGGTCAAGAGCTGCGGCTGCGGCAGTTCGTTTCAGGCGTAA
- a CDS encoding NADP-dependent oxidoreductase, protein MKAQIINRYGNHVALHMAELPTPAMREDDVLVQVHAAGVNPLDAKIKSGEFKLILPYGLPLILGNDVAGIVVGVGSRVKRFKLGDEVYARPNKDRIGAFAEFIAMHENDVALKPRTLSMQDAASLPLVGLTAWQALVETANLKKGQKVFIQAGSGGVGTFAIQLAKHLGAMVATTTSAANVALVKTLGADVVVDYRQEDFEGVLKDYDVVLHSQDAKILEKSLRVLRSGGKLISITGPPDAEFGEEIGAGWFLRTVMRFLSRGVKRRAKRLNVDYSFLFMRANGRQLSELTSLVDSGVIRPVVDRVFPFSETNDALAYVETGRAKGKVVVKVI, encoded by the coding sequence ATGAAAGCACAAATCATCAATCGGTATGGAAATCACGTCGCACTACACATGGCCGAATTGCCGACCCCGGCCATGCGCGAAGATGATGTCTTGGTCCAGGTTCACGCTGCCGGGGTCAATCCACTGGATGCGAAAATCAAGTCCGGCGAGTTCAAACTCATCCTGCCGTATGGACTGCCACTCATTTTGGGAAATGATGTCGCTGGGATTGTAGTGGGCGTTGGATCTCGCGTGAAACGGTTCAAGCTCGGCGATGAAGTCTATGCGCGGCCTAATAAGGATCGGATTGGCGCCTTCGCCGAATTCATTGCGATGCATGAAAATGACGTGGCCTTGAAGCCGAGAACGCTCAGCATGCAGGATGCCGCTTCACTTCCACTGGTGGGTCTGACTGCCTGGCAAGCCCTGGTCGAAACGGCAAATCTCAAGAAGGGGCAGAAGGTATTCATTCAGGCGGGGTCCGGTGGCGTCGGCACGTTCGCGATTCAGTTGGCGAAGCATTTGGGCGCTATGGTCGCCACAACAACTAGCGCAGCAAATGTCGCTCTGGTCAAAACGCTGGGGGCCGACGTCGTGGTCGACTACAGGCAGGAGGACTTTGAAGGCGTCCTGAAGGACTACGATGTGGTCCTCCACAGCCAGGACGCAAAGATCCTCGAAAAGTCGCTGCGAGTGCTTCGCTCAGGCGGGAAGCTCATTTCGATCACAGGTCCGCCCGACGCCGAGTTTGGCGAGGAAATCGGCGCGGGCTGGTTCCTAAGAACCGTGATGCGATTTCTAAGCAGGGGAGTGAAGAGGAGAGCAAAGCGGCTTAACGTCGACTACTCGTTTCTCTTCATGCGGGCCAATGGGCGTCAATTGAGCGAGCTTACATCTCTCGTCGACTCTGGCGTGATCCGTCCTGTCGTGGATCGTGTCTTTCCGTTTTCGGAAACCAATGATGCTTTGGCGTATGTGGAGACAGGCAGAGCCAAGGGCAAGGTCGTGGTCAAAGTCATTTGA
- a CDS encoding UbiA family prenyltransferase — protein sequence MNRREAHADAEDRALRASSSASTGLAATMLAWRQLLRLGNVFTAASNVLAGFLLVQRGWSPGGVLAGLVFASTTLYAAGMALNDAYDAEVDARERSERPVPSGRVSRHAAFAVGWTLLAVGVGAAIVASLVSGLVAPAIVGGCLAAMIVMYDAGLKRTWAGPVAMGWCRFLNVLLGASVAADLTAEPAAWKYAAAIGMYTLGLSCLARGEATDQRDAWPLAWGAAALVGAAGAMLAIADGFALVVPRYAWGALVLLAFAGVGLAWAHAARGGMQRRIQAVVALLRGFVALDALAALAAAGWGAAAIVLALLAPTMIASRRAPMT from the coding sequence ATGAATCGTCGCGAGGCTCACGCCGACGCCGAAGACCGAGCACTGCGGGCGTCGTCCTCGGCATCGACGGGTCTTGCGGCGACGATGCTCGCGTGGCGTCAACTGCTGCGGCTGGGGAACGTGTTCACGGCGGCGTCGAACGTGCTGGCGGGGTTCCTGCTGGTGCAACGCGGGTGGTCGCCGGGGGGCGTTCTCGCGGGACTCGTCTTCGCGTCGACGACATTGTACGCGGCGGGGATGGCGCTCAACGATGCGTACGACGCCGAGGTCGACGCCCGCGAGCGGTCGGAGCGGCCCGTGCCGTCGGGAAGGGTCAGTCGCCATGCGGCGTTCGCGGTCGGCTGGACGCTGTTGGCCGTCGGCGTCGGGGCGGCGATCGTCGCGTCGCTGGTCTCGGGACTGGTCGCCCCGGCGATTGTCGGCGGATGCTTGGCGGCGATGATCGTCATGTACGACGCGGGGTTGAAGCGCACCTGGGCCGGGCCCGTAGCGATGGGGTGGTGCCGATTTCTCAACGTGCTGTTGGGGGCGAGCGTCGCGGCGGACCTGACTGCCGAGCCGGCCGCGTGGAAGTACGCCGCCGCCATCGGGATGTACACGCTCGGGCTGAGCTGCCTCGCCCGCGGCGAGGCGACCGACCAACGCGACGCGTGGCCGCTGGCGTGGGGCGCCGCGGCGCTGGTCGGCGCCGCGGGAGCGATGCTGGCGATCGCCGACGGATTTGCGTTGGTCGTGCCGCGGTACGCATGGGGGGCGCTGGTGCTGCTGGCGTTCGCCGGCGTCGGATTGGCTTGGGCGCATGCTGCGCGGGGCGGGATGCAGCGGCGCATTCAAGCGGTCGTGGCGCTGCTGCGAGGGTTCGTCGCGCTCGACGCCCTGGCCGCCCTGGCTGCCGCCGGATGGGGCGCCGCGGCGATCGTCTTGGCGCTGCTTGCGCCGACGATGATCGCTTCCCGCCGGGCGCCGATGACATAA
- a CDS encoding chromosomal replication initiator protein DnaA, with product MREFLRSRLGAERFDLWLGAPCELRLEETALHVWCVSRAELQWIKRRMLPELVARCSEFLRTEAAVVLHVQHAATPVAAAAGAAQDGAETQELLPLERPGPRLPRREPRRLPERPAPKPRSDRWTFATFVEGPGNRLARHMAAEAARLPGRYSPLVLFGAAGTGKSHLLEATAHDALRHDGRRGVVLVTAEQFTAQFLEALDRRLLPSFREKYRRLGMLLVDDVQFFAGKRATIDEFLHTVDAIQRRDGQIVLAGDRSPAEMQSISADLAARISAGLAVQIDLPDYATRLAIVRGISLRLKLELADEVLELVAQQVVGSARSLGGAINRLVATSMARSTPITVDLATEALGEFCRQHVPQVRLADIQRAVCEVFGVEAKRLKSDNRSRSVSEPRTLAMWLARKYTRAALSEIGDFFGRRSHSTVVAAHKRFDELIRREGEITVGDAACSVEEAIRRVENALRTA from the coding sequence ATGCGCGAGTTCCTTCGCTCGCGCCTGGGCGCCGAACGCTTCGACCTCTGGCTCGGCGCCCCCTGCGAGCTGCGGCTCGAGGAAACCGCGCTGCACGTCTGGTGCGTCTCGCGAGCCGAGTTGCAGTGGATCAAGCGCCGCATGCTGCCCGAGTTGGTCGCCCGCTGCAGCGAGTTCCTCCGCACCGAGGCGGCGGTCGTTCTCCATGTGCAGCACGCCGCGACGCCGGTCGCAGCGGCAGCGGGCGCTGCGCAGGACGGGGCCGAGACGCAGGAACTGTTGCCGCTCGAGCGCCCCGGACCGCGCCTCCCGCGGCGCGAGCCGCGCCGCCTGCCGGAACGTCCCGCGCCCAAGCCGCGCAGCGACCGCTGGACCTTCGCGACGTTCGTCGAGGGGCCGGGCAATCGCTTGGCGCGGCACATGGCGGCCGAAGCCGCTCGGCTGCCCGGGCGTTACTCCCCGCTGGTCCTGTTCGGCGCCGCGGGAACCGGCAAGTCGCATCTGCTCGAAGCGACCGCCCACGACGCGCTGCGCCACGACGGCCGACGCGGGGTCGTGCTGGTCACCGCCGAGCAGTTCACCGCTCAGTTCTTGGAGGCCCTCGATCGCCGACTCCTCCCCAGCTTCCGCGAGAAGTATCGCCGCTTGGGAATGCTGCTGGTCGACGACGTGCAGTTCTTCGCCGGCAAGCGAGCCACGATCGACGAGTTCCTCCACACCGTCGACGCCATCCAGCGCCGCGACGGGCAGATCGTTCTCGCCGGCGACCGGTCGCCGGCCGAAATGCAATCGATCAGCGCCGATCTCGCGGCAAGAATCTCCGCGGGGCTCGCCGTGCAGATCGACTTGCCCGATTACGCCACCCGGCTGGCGATCGTCCGCGGCATTTCGCTGCGGCTCAAGCTCGAGCTCGCCGACGAAGTGCTCGAGCTGGTCGCCCAACAGGTCGTCGGCAGCGCCCGTTCACTGGGCGGTGCGATCAATCGACTCGTGGCGACCAGCATGGCCCGCTCGACGCCGATCACCGTCGACCTGGCGACCGAGGCGCTCGGCGAGTTCTGCCGGCAACACGTCCCGCAAGTTCGGCTGGCCGACATCCAACGAGCCGTGTGCGAAGTGTTCGGCGTCGAGGCGAAGCGGCTCAAGAGCGACAACCGCTCCCGCTCGGTCTCCGAGCCGCGCACGCTGGCGATGTGGCTGGCCCGCAAGTACACCCGCGCCGCGCTGAGCGAGATCGGCGACTTCTTCGGCCGCCGCAGCCACAGCACGGTCGTCGCGGCCCACAAGCGATTCGACGAACTGATTCGCCGCGAGGGAGAGATCACCGTCGGCGACGCGGCTTGCTCGGTCGAAGAAGCGATTCGTCGCGTCGAGAACGCGCTGCGCACGGCGTAG
- a CDS encoding Flp family type IVb pilin — METMITRIREFLANEDGPTAVEYAVLLALITAACLASVNSLAQGTASSFQSSATELEGVLGS; from the coding sequence ATGGAAACCATGATTACGCGCATCCGCGAGTTTCTTGCCAACGAAGACGGGCCGACGGCGGTCGAGTACGCCGTCCTGCTGGCGCTGATCACGGCCGCTTGTCTGGCGTCGGTGAACAGCTTGGCCCAAGGGACCGCCTCGAGTTTCCAAAGCTCCGCAACCGAGTTGGAAGGGGTCCTGGGAAGCTGA
- a CDS encoding phosphatase PAP2 family protein has product MPLTLRPKRLASEPVLLTLIMLSSALSWGFFRTAETMRSGAAGEFDRRVVLALRTPGDPADPLGPAWVEEMMRDFTALGGIAVVALVSVVAVTFLWLVKRRWEAAFVALAILGAIGFSLALKNAFDRPRPELVPHGSHVYTASFPSGHAMMAACVYLTIAATLARFTTRGVIKAFLLSTATLATVAVGASRVYLGVHWPTDVLAGCTAGAAWALACWMLERLLRPKRAVPETPAARA; this is encoded by the coding sequence ATGCCCTTGACCCTCCGACCGAAACGACTTGCCAGCGAACCGGTTCTGCTGACGCTGATCATGCTCAGCTCGGCGCTGTCGTGGGGGTTCTTCCGCACGGCCGAGACGATGCGCTCGGGCGCCGCGGGCGAGTTTGACCGCCGCGTCGTCCTCGCCCTGCGCACTCCCGGCGATCCGGCAGACCCGCTCGGTCCGGCGTGGGTCGAGGAGATGATGCGCGACTTCACCGCGCTGGGAGGCATCGCCGTCGTAGCGCTCGTGTCGGTCGTCGCCGTGACGTTCTTGTGGCTCGTCAAGCGCCGCTGGGAGGCGGCGTTCGTCGCGCTGGCGATCTTGGGGGCGATCGGGTTCAGCCTCGCCTTGAAGAACGCGTTCGATCGTCCGCGGCCCGAGTTGGTTCCCCACGGGTCGCATGTCTACACCGCCAGCTTCCCCAGCGGCCACGCGATGATGGCCGCGTGCGTCTATCTGACGATCGCGGCGACTCTGGCCCGGTTCACCACTCGCGGCGTGATCAAGGCGTTCCTGCTTTCCACGGCGACGCTCGCCACCGTGGCCGTCGGCGCCAGCCGCGTGTACCTCGGCGTTCACTGGCCCACCGACGTCCTCGCCGGTTGCACCGCCGGCGCAGCCTGGGCCTTGGCGTGCTGGATGCTCGAACGCCTCCTCCGCCCGAAACGCGCCGTCCCGGAAACGCCCGCGGCGAGAGCATGA
- a CDS encoding phosphoesterase translates to MSTVAEERVLVVPTARFHALGHFQGFSPEVERYLPALLEGDDLSYRPRGEMEQDPSFKQLIPYVLFRYVGSDGVVQLFQYTRGGGQGEARLRAKRSVGVGGHISTVDAELADNHHDVYREGMQRELAEEVAIDAPYAAQCVGLINDDETPVGQVHLGVVHVFDLEAPEVRPREADIQETGFRPVSDILAELDRFESWSQIVVRALFGSNA, encoded by the coding sequence ATGTCGACCGTCGCCGAGGAACGAGTGTTGGTCGTGCCGACCGCGCGGTTTCATGCCTTGGGTCACTTCCAGGGCTTCTCGCCCGAGGTCGAGCGATATCTGCCCGCGCTGCTCGAAGGGGACGACCTGAGCTACCGCCCCCGCGGCGAGATGGAACAGGACCCGAGTTTCAAACAGCTCATCCCCTACGTGCTGTTTCGCTACGTCGGCTCCGACGGCGTCGTGCAGCTCTTCCAATACACCCGCGGCGGCGGACAGGGCGAAGCGCGGCTGCGGGCCAAACGCAGCGTCGGCGTCGGGGGACATATCTCGACGGTCGACGCCGAGTTGGCCGACAACCACCACGACGTCTACCGCGAAGGCATGCAGCGCGAACTCGCCGAGGAGGTCGCGATCGACGCACCCTACGCTGCGCAGTGCGTCGGGCTCATCAATGACGACGAAACGCCCGTCGGCCAGGTCCACTTGGGCGTGGTCCACGTCTTCGACCTGGAGGCCCCCGAGGTTCGCCCGCGGGAGGCCGACATCCAAGAAACCGGCTTCCGCCCCGTGAGCGACATTCTCGCCGAACTCGACCGGTTCGAGTCCTGGTCTCAGATCGTCGTCCGGGCGCTGTTCGGCAGCAACGCGTGA
- a CDS encoding GNAT family N-acetyltransferase: MDTAPLPTVRSCSQADREAALRVLYDALPLVERDGLVETLRGAAAEQLEGLLVAYEGPLVVGAVWVQPQAGNGAVVWGPGEDDPHAAALLAAAAHFVDRRGFALAQTLRSLSDARLARLLPPAGFPLLAELAYLFAPAIEGAEPVSSDASPLTFHGGAGRDPERLAALLQRTYEGSLDCPALDGARPVGDTLASYAAQGTPEPEHWFRVTRAGVDAGVLLLAAHPESGNWELVYMGVVPEFRGLGLGEQIVRHALSCAARGGAERVVLAVDAANAPALRMYGACGFQEWERRRVYARLDTPRSTGDRGES, encoded by the coding sequence ATGGACACCGCCCCTTTGCCAACCGTTCGCTCCTGCTCCCAGGCCGATCGCGAAGCGGCCCTCCGCGTGCTGTACGACGCTCTGCCGCTGGTTGAACGCGACGGGCTTGTCGAGACGCTCCGCGGGGCTGCGGCGGAGCAGCTCGAGGGGCTCCTTGTCGCCTACGAAGGGCCGCTGGTCGTCGGCGCCGTTTGGGTTCAGCCGCAAGCCGGCAACGGGGCGGTCGTGTGGGGCCCCGGCGAGGACGACCCGCACGCCGCAGCCCTGCTCGCCGCCGCGGCGCACTTCGTCGACCGGCGCGGGTTCGCGCTCGCGCAGACGCTGCGAAGCCTCAGCGATGCGCGGCTTGCCCGATTGCTCCCCCCGGCAGGGTTTCCCCTGCTTGCGGAACTTGCGTATCTCTTCGCCCCGGCGATCGAGGGGGCCGAACCTGTTTCGAGCGACGCTTCGCCGTTGACGTTTCACGGCGGCGCGGGCCGCGATCCTGAGCGGCTGGCCGCTCTGCTGCAGCGAACTTACGAAGGCTCGCTCGATTGCCCGGCGCTCGACGGCGCGCGGCCTGTGGGCGACACGCTGGCGTCCTACGCGGCCCAGGGAACTCCCGAGCCGGAGCATTGGTTTCGCGTGACCCGCGCCGGGGTCGACGCCGGCGTGCTGCTATTGGCCGCGCACCCCGAAAGCGGCAACTGGGAACTCGTCTACATGGGCGTCGTCCCGGAATTCCGCGGGTTGGGCCTCGGCGAACAGATCGTCAGGCACGCGCTGTCCTGCGCGGCGCGGGGCGGAGCCGAGCGGGTCGTGCTTGCGGTCGACGCCGCGAACGCCCCGGCGCTGCGCATGTACGGCGCGTGCGGGTTCCAGGAATGGGAACGTCGGCGCGTGTACGCCCGTCTAGACACGCCGCGCTCAACCGGCGACAGGGGCGAGAGTTAG